From a region of the Vibrio orientalis CIP 102891 = ATCC 33934 genome:
- a CDS encoding AraC family transcriptional regulator → MSPSPKSLDEQKPAKELSPRPAQLVTLPSYMECHDHNYTQVVIGLKGQAEFEVSGYGNLVGPGQGCVVTSGSGHAFGGVVGQSDILVLNMPLATSDDPLMLQRLNELNQKETYFQLDGQIQKLIQMLVAEMQSSPDDLLLSRACNDTVVALLQRHMSAFETVRKESRFDLEAIDRYIEQHLSQKISVTQLAGSIFLGESQFHSLFKDQMGITPHQYVLGKRIDMAKNLIEQGNLTLGQVAEFTGFSGQSTFTHTFSRLQGMSPSHYKKQFG, encoded by the coding sequence ATGTCACCATCGCCAAAATCACTAGATGAGCAAAAACCTGCCAAAGAATTGTCGCCTCGTCCGGCTCAATTAGTGACGCTGCCATCTTATATGGAATGCCATGACCATAATTACACGCAAGTCGTGATTGGCCTAAAGGGACAGGCTGAGTTTGAAGTTAGTGGCTATGGTAATTTGGTCGGGCCTGGTCAAGGGTGCGTGGTAACCTCAGGAAGTGGTCATGCATTTGGCGGAGTAGTAGGCCAGTCGGACATACTGGTACTTAACATGCCGTTAGCGACATCTGATGATCCTTTGATGCTTCAGCGTCTAAATGAACTTAATCAAAAAGAAACCTATTTTCAGCTCGACGGCCAGATTCAAAAACTGATTCAAATGTTAGTGGCTGAAATGCAATCGAGCCCGGATGATTTGCTTCTAAGTCGTGCCTGTAACGATACGGTAGTGGCATTGCTACAGCGACATATGTCGGCTTTTGAAACTGTGCGTAAGGAATCGCGTTTCGACCTTGAGGCGATTGATCGTTATATAGAGCAACACTTGAGTCAGAAAATTTCAGTGACTCAGCTCGCGGGTAGCATTTTCTTAGGTGAAAGCCAGTTCCACTCTCTGTTTAAAGACCAAATGGGCATTACCCCTCATCAGTATGTATTAGGTAAGCGCATCGATATGGCTAAGAACCTCATTGAACAAGGTAATCTCACTTTAGGTCAGGTCGCTGAGTTCACCGGTTTCTCTGGGCAAAGTACTTTCACTCATACCTTTTCTCGTCTCCAAGGGATGTCTCCCTCTCACTATAAGAAACAATTCGGTTAA
- a CDS encoding PEGA domain-containing protein gives MITRRIPALLLALSPVWVTTSTFAEESVQADPVAEIENKLENKEAEISTMASEYDSEADRLQQLQNENSKLKRSEQELNAKRNRTKSALDKQYGRLLDDPDIDLVSFQKAYQDAWSEVKENQSEMLENQQAMTESTMRLSQVKQKQTRLNSEYSYLKEQKVEARVKRLEAELRESDVLETSYKTTCSATMTLGECTSQGQYLTKQKAVKAFKAKLMDNLTESNIAKQNAKGVQLNVHVQESQVIRSGFEGNNSYFTQMQSQLQARPEASAACKLLNVSTRYCLKGSEAATTKKQDKNWVNVTVRSDQYEDNVVINGINYGSTPVEVVLPRGKHQVTVSKNGYQTYNRTITVMANDTVWVKLRPSG, from the coding sequence ATGATCACACGTCGCATTCCAGCGCTTTTGCTTGCGCTAAGCCCGGTTTGGGTTACTACTTCGACTTTCGCAGAAGAATCTGTTCAAGCAGATCCAGTCGCTGAAATCGAGAATAAATTAGAAAATAAAGAAGCAGAAATCAGCACTATGGCGTCAGAGTATGACTCTGAAGCCGACCGTCTGCAGCAGCTTCAAAACGAAAACAGTAAACTTAAGCGCAGTGAACAAGAGCTAAACGCTAAACGTAATCGCACCAAATCTGCATTAGATAAGCAGTATGGTCGTCTTTTAGATGACCCAGACATTGACTTAGTCTCTTTCCAAAAGGCTTATCAAGACGCTTGGTCTGAAGTAAAAGAGAATCAGTCTGAGATGCTTGAGAACCAACAAGCAATGACTGAAAGCACAATGCGTTTGTCACAAGTTAAGCAGAAACAGACTCGCCTAAACAGCGAATACTCTTACCTTAAAGAGCAAAAAGTTGAAGCGCGCGTTAAACGACTTGAAGCAGAGCTACGTGAAAGTGATGTCCTAGAAACAAGCTATAAAACAACTTGTTCAGCGACAATGACGTTAGGCGAATGTACTAGCCAAGGTCAGTACTTAACCAAGCAGAAAGCAGTAAAAGCGTTTAAAGCGAAGTTAATGGATAACTTAACTGAGTCGAACATTGCCAAGCAAAACGCTAAAGGTGTTCAACTGAACGTTCACGTTCAAGAGAGCCAAGTGATTCGCTCAGGCTTTGAAGGTAACAACAGCTACTTCACGCAAATGCAATCTCAGCTTCAAGCACGCCCTGAAGCCTCTGCAGCGTGTAAGCTACTTAATGTTTCTACGCGCTACTGCCTGAAAGGCAGCGAAGCCGCAACGACTAAGAAGCAAGATAAAAACTGGGTAAACGTTACGGTTCGTTCAGACCAATACGAAGATAATGTCGTTATCAACGGCATTAACTACGGTAGCACGCCAGTAGAGGTTGTGTTGCCACGTGGTAAACACCAAGTGACAGTATCCAAAAACGGTTACCAAACATACAATCGCACCATCACTGTAATGGCTAACGATACAGTTTGGGTTAAGCTACGTCCAAGTGGCTAA
- a CDS encoding formylglycine-generating enzyme family protein, with the protein MRLGLSALLLALSPCLFSPIVMAEDTTMSITAIDDQLFSKHDELRNAQNALKEQQSVVDEKSDQLNALERDTRALDKTFSKAKSYLEDTYNKLDTDPSADIIRAQKSYQEAWSSVKQNQKSRLAAEQSLTEAQANYDSQQRDVDAITKAIAVLQSDKTHARVEQLREELKQPQQLSISFTNRCDSSLTLAQCDKQTQALALQKAVKQYRSELVNQVSEPRLVERNIHDASLNIHIIKHTTTSSGFYDGERYRTLMDVELEARPSEKTACELLGVDTQHCFEPGIFDTEPQFEQEIAWVTLAIRSNVYGDSVTIDGVSYGSTPVEVMLPIGIHNVMVQKEGYKIFNKPVTVKTDSSLRANLIEKSNPLNAGDKFADGMKAQGKGPQLVAVLNGTYYIGENASNQVHLDHAFGFGITPVTVSQFATFVEQTDYQTDAELKNTCTALIKGEVTPVENSHWRDPGFKQYPNSPVVCVSQNDAKAYTNWLRKQTGAPYRLPTEDEWEIAVRAGSLTKYWWGNDFVPGEANTGWSGTPWSNASTSPVSAFKPNQLGIYDGVGNVWQWTSNPQGIAKGGAWNFSPEMAAADKQLFLSRSSAANYLGFRVVRDIQ; encoded by the coding sequence ATGCGCCTAGGTTTATCTGCCCTTTTGTTAGCATTATCTCCATGTTTATTTTCGCCTATCGTTATGGCGGAAGATACAACAATGTCGATCACTGCTATCGATGACCAATTGTTCTCCAAGCACGATGAGCTACGTAACGCTCAAAATGCGTTAAAAGAACAACAAAGCGTCGTTGACGAAAAATCTGACCAGCTTAACGCTCTAGAAAGAGATACCCGAGCTCTAGATAAGACGTTCTCAAAAGCTAAATCCTATCTTGAAGATACCTACAACAAACTCGATACTGACCCAAGTGCAGATATCATTCGAGCACAGAAAAGCTATCAAGAAGCGTGGTCTAGTGTAAAACAGAATCAGAAATCTCGTCTTGCGGCAGAACAGTCGCTAACAGAAGCTCAAGCCAACTATGATTCGCAACAACGAGACGTTGACGCAATCACTAAGGCAATTGCTGTTTTACAAAGTGACAAAACGCATGCTCGCGTTGAGCAGCTAAGAGAAGAGCTCAAGCAGCCTCAGCAACTATCAATCAGCTTTACTAACCGCTGTGACTCTTCGTTGACTCTCGCTCAGTGTGATAAACAAACTCAAGCGCTTGCGCTGCAAAAAGCCGTTAAGCAATATCGTAGTGAATTGGTAAACCAAGTTTCAGAGCCTCGTTTAGTTGAACGTAACATTCACGACGCTTCTCTGAATATTCATATCATCAAACACACAACAACAAGCAGCGGTTTCTATGATGGCGAACGTTACCGCACGCTCATGGACGTCGAACTCGAAGCGCGCCCAAGTGAAAAAACAGCGTGTGAGTTACTCGGTGTCGATACTCAACACTGTTTTGAGCCTGGTATTTTCGATACAGAACCTCAATTCGAGCAAGAAATCGCGTGGGTAACGCTGGCTATTCGTTCAAATGTCTACGGTGATAGCGTTACCATCGACGGTGTAAGCTACGGCAGCACTCCAGTCGAAGTGATGCTTCCAATCGGGATTCACAACGTAATGGTCCAAAAAGAAGGCTACAAAATCTTCAATAAGCCAGTTACGGTGAAAACAGACTCGTCATTACGCGCTAACCTAATTGAGAAATCAAACCCTCTCAATGCTGGAGATAAGTTTGCCGACGGTATGAAAGCCCAAGGTAAAGGCCCACAGTTAGTCGCCGTCTTAAATGGCACTTACTACATTGGTGAGAATGCATCCAATCAAGTTCACCTTGATCATGCTTTCGGCTTTGGCATTACCCCAGTAACGGTGAGTCAGTTTGCAACATTCGTTGAACAAACGGATTATCAAACGGATGCGGAACTGAAAAACACGTGTACCGCTTTAATTAAAGGCGAAGTAACCCCAGTCGAAAATAGTCACTGGCGCGACCCTGGCTTTAAACAATACCCGAATTCTCCTGTCGTTTGTGTTAGCCAAAATGACGCTAAAGCCTATACCAACTGGTTACGCAAACAAACAGGTGCCCCATACCGCTTACCGACCGAAGACGAATGGGAAATTGCGGTACGTGCAGGAAGCCTAACCAAATACTGGTGGGGTAACGATTTCGTACCGGGTGAAGCAAATACCGGCTGGAGTGGAACCCCTTGGTCGAATGCTAGCACGTCCCCTGTTAGCGCCTTCAAGCCTAATCAACTGGGTATTTATGATGGCGTAGGTAACGTTTGGCAATGGACTAGCAACCCACAAGGTATTGCAAAAGGCGGTGCATGGAACTTCTCGCCAGAGATGGCAGCGGCAGATAAGCAGCTCTTCCTATCTCGCTCTTCTGCAGCTAACTACTTGGGCTTTAGAGTCGTGAGAGACATTCAATAA
- the pdxH gene encoding pyridoxamine 5'-phosphate oxidase, with amino-acid sequence MELEDIRREYTKSGLRRKDLLADPISQFDLWLKQAIEAKMVDPTAMTVATVDATGQPYQRIVLLKDVDKQGFVFYTNLGSRKAQQIEGNAKVSLHFPWHPLERQVHITGVAEKLSAVENMKYFSSRPKASQLAAIASKQSSRISARGVLEGKFLELKQKFEKGEIPVPSFWGGYRIRPESIEFWQGGEHRLHDRFLFSREQDEWHIDRLAP; translated from the coding sequence ATGGAGCTTGAAGATATTCGTCGCGAATACACTAAAAGTGGCTTGCGAAGAAAAGATTTGTTGGCTGACCCAATTTCGCAGTTTGATTTGTGGTTAAAACAGGCAATCGAAGCGAAGATGGTAGATCCGACGGCAATGACTGTAGCTACAGTGGATGCTACAGGCCAGCCATACCAACGTATCGTGTTGCTAAAAGATGTCGATAAGCAGGGTTTTGTCTTTTATACCAATTTAGGCAGCCGTAAAGCGCAGCAGATTGAAGGTAATGCGAAAGTGAGCCTTCATTTCCCTTGGCATCCTCTGGAGCGACAAGTGCATATTACCGGTGTCGCTGAGAAGTTATCTGCTGTAGAAAATATGAAGTACTTTTCTTCTCGCCCGAAGGCTAGCCAACTTGCGGCAATTGCTAGCAAGCAAAGTAGCCGAATCTCTGCAAGAGGGGTTCTGGAAGGGAAGTTTTTGGAGCTTAAGCAGAAATTTGAAAAAGGTGAAATCCCAGTACCAAGTTTTTGGGGAGGCTATCGTATCCGACCTGAAAGCATTGAGTTTTGGCAAGGTGGTGAACATCGTCTTCATGACCGATTCCTATTTTCTAGAGAGCAAGATGAATGGCATATTGACCGCTTAGCTCCATAA
- a CDS encoding HlyD family type I secretion periplasmic adaptor subunit: MSKSSYDKLTPNELEYVDDKTAALLLNTPNSARIMLWVMVLFFILAGVWASWAEIDKVTVGQGKVVPSSQIQVVQNLEGGLVKEILVREGQNVTKGQQLLLIDDTRFRSDYREREQQVANLTASVLQLSASLTSVEINEDFDETNWHDNVKLNFNKLAFPPVLDEQQPNLVARQRAEYRQDLNKLRNQISLIDQQVKQKQQDLVEIKARVRNLRDGYNFAKKELEITRPLAEEGIVPRIELLKLQRQVNDTRRELTSSELKRPVLESAIREAMLSRIDTAQKFRSEQQEKLNQAQDKLSSLTESTVGLEDRVNRTIVTSPVTGTVKTLNVNTVGGVIQPGMDIVEIVPSEDTLLVEAKIAPQDIAFLRPDLQTIVKFSAYDFTKYGGLEGTLEHISADTTTDEEGNSFYLVRVRTKETSLDKDNSLPIIPGMTASVDIITGKRTILEYLLKPILSAQNNALKE, translated from the coding sequence ATGAGCAAAAGCAGTTATGACAAACTCACTCCCAACGAGTTGGAGTATGTCGATGACAAAACTGCCGCATTACTACTCAATACGCCTAATAGTGCTCGAATTATGCTATGGGTAATGGTGTTATTTTTCATCCTCGCTGGCGTCTGGGCGTCATGGGCTGAAATCGACAAAGTAACCGTCGGACAAGGAAAAGTCGTTCCCTCTTCTCAAATCCAGGTAGTACAGAACCTAGAAGGCGGTTTGGTTAAAGAAATACTTGTGCGAGAGGGCCAAAATGTAACCAAGGGTCAGCAATTACTACTGATCGATGATACGCGTTTCCGCTCTGATTATCGTGAACGTGAGCAGCAAGTAGCTAACCTGACTGCAAGCGTTTTGCAGTTATCCGCTTCCCTTACCAGTGTTGAAATCAATGAAGACTTTGATGAAACCAACTGGCACGACAACGTTAAGCTTAACTTTAACAAGCTTGCTTTCCCGCCTGTACTTGATGAACAGCAACCGAATCTGGTCGCACGACAGCGTGCAGAGTACCGTCAAGATTTGAACAAATTGCGTAACCAAATTTCGCTTATCGACCAGCAAGTAAAGCAGAAGCAACAAGATCTTGTTGAGATCAAAGCTCGCGTGCGTAACTTAAGAGATGGCTATAACTTTGCGAAAAAAGAACTAGAAATCACTCGTCCTCTTGCTGAAGAGGGAATCGTGCCTAGAATCGAATTGCTTAAATTGCAACGACAGGTCAATGATACTCGTCGTGAACTCACATCCAGTGAACTAAAAAGGCCAGTCCTCGAATCAGCAATACGTGAAGCGATGCTTAGTCGCATCGATACTGCGCAAAAATTCCGCTCCGAGCAGCAAGAAAAACTCAACCAAGCACAGGACAAACTTTCTTCTTTAACCGAGTCAACCGTCGGCTTAGAAGACCGAGTTAATCGTACTATTGTCACATCTCCTGTTACGGGCACGGTAAAGACACTCAACGTCAATACCGTTGGTGGCGTTATACAACCGGGGATGGATATCGTTGAAATTGTCCCAAGCGAAGACACGCTGTTGGTTGAAGCTAAGATAGCGCCGCAAGACATTGCGTTCTTACGCCCAGACCTACAAACCATTGTTAAATTTAGCGCCTATGACTTTACAAAATATGGTGGTTTGGAAGGGACACTTGAGCACATCAGCGCCGATACCACGACGGACGAAGAAGGAAACAGTTTCTACTTAGTCCGAGTAAGAACAAAAGAAACCAGCTTAGACAAAGATAACTCATTACCCATTATTCCGGGTATGACAGCATCTGTGGATATAATAACAGGTAAACGTACCATCTTAGAGTACCTACTAAAACCAATCCTCAGTGCTCAAAACAATGCATTAAAGGAATAG
- a CDS encoding transglutaminase-like cysteine peptidase: protein MALSLLLLSSTASFALNTQEQRWVDAVKRTYGDRAGKRVQTWRNEMSQYKSLSERDKLTKVNNFFNQLYFVNDIKLWGKNDYWATPLEFLGSNAGDCEDFTIAKYFSLLELGVSDRKLRLVYVKAIELNQFHMVLAYYSKPSAEPILLDNINPQIKKASARRDLLPIYSFNGKNLWLMKSKKGQLAGKSSRLSLWNDLRAREKSLKLNKPKINYDE from the coding sequence ATAGCACTTTCACTGCTATTACTTTCATCTACTGCGTCATTCGCCCTCAACACTCAAGAGCAGCGATGGGTTGACGCGGTCAAAAGAACGTATGGAGATCGTGCTGGGAAACGTGTGCAAACTTGGCGAAATGAAATGTCTCAGTACAAGTCACTTTCCGAGCGAGACAAACTAACCAAAGTGAATAATTTCTTTAACCAACTCTACTTTGTTAACGATATTAAACTTTGGGGGAAGAACGATTACTGGGCAACACCACTCGAGTTTTTGGGCAGTAATGCTGGCGACTGTGAAGACTTCACCATTGCCAAATACTTCTCTCTACTTGAACTCGGTGTCTCTGATCGAAAACTTCGTCTGGTATACGTTAAAGCCATCGAATTAAATCAGTTTCACATGGTACTGGCTTACTACTCAAAACCGAGTGCAGAGCCAATACTATTAGATAACATTAATCCTCAAATTAAGAAGGCATCAGCTCGCCGAGATTTGTTACCGATATACAGTTTTAACGGTAAAAACCTCTGGTTGATGAAATCTAAAAAAGGACAACTTGCAGGGAAGTCATCAAGATTAAGTCTATGGAATGACCTTCGTGCCCGCGAGAAATCGCTTAAGTTAAACAAACCAAAAATTAATTATGATGAGTAG
- a CDS encoding bifunctional diguanylate cyclase/phosphodiesterase, producing MTLYKQLVAGMIAVILMLLISVFIIEFNTTRSNLIQQQRSEVNNTINTVGLALAPYLEDKDQVAVESVINALFDGSSYSIVRLIFLDTGDEILRSYPIKPTNVPKWFTQLNLFEKIHDRRVVTSGWMQLAEVEIVSHPGDAYTQLWLAFERLVIAFCLIMLIGLLSISFILKRALRPLQLIVDKMEQVARNQFGDPLPRPATQDLIYVVDGINSMSAQLEKSFKAQAKEAQQLRERAYIDPVSQLGNRAYYMSQLNSWIGEGGIGGVAILEASFIRELYDDKGYEAGDGMVRELADHLKVSLTAPNVTLARISTEEFGFILPNMEDSELKLVAESIVTYVQDINADPTGMATSNLALGVVYSKSSTSSTSLLTMLDNALATAKSNPEITYGYVTGESSDSLMGKQQWKNLVEEAISNDWFSFRFQAANNSWGQPYHREVFSAIEKDGERYSANQYLFALEQLNASHLFDEYVIEAIVKRLESGEFKEPIAINIAQSSISQPSFIRWVTQLLNKHSSVASLLHFEIPENCFINSPHHTALFCNAVRNAGADFGVDNYGRNFQSLDYINEFRPAYVKLDYLYTHHLDDEKQKFTLTSISRTAHNLGIKTIASRVETQTQLDFLSEHFIDVFQGFIVDK from the coding sequence ATGACTCTATATAAACAACTTGTCGCGGGAATGATTGCGGTTATTTTGATGCTGTTGATCTCAGTGTTTATCATTGAGTTCAATACCACGAGAAGTAACCTCATTCAGCAGCAACGCTCTGAAGTGAACAATACCATCAATACGGTCGGCTTAGCACTTGCACCTTACCTAGAGGACAAAGATCAAGTCGCTGTTGAATCGGTGATCAATGCACTTTTTGATGGTAGTAGCTATTCTATTGTTCGTCTGATTTTCCTTGATACTGGAGACGAGATTTTACGCTCCTACCCTATCAAGCCAACAAACGTACCGAAATGGTTCACTCAGCTAAATCTATTTGAAAAGATCCACGATCGACGTGTTGTGACCAGTGGATGGATGCAGCTTGCCGAAGTTGAAATCGTAAGTCACCCTGGGGATGCCTACACCCAGTTGTGGCTCGCGTTTGAGCGCCTAGTCATTGCATTCTGTCTTATCATGTTGATTGGTTTACTCTCGATTTCTTTCATCCTTAAGCGCGCACTGCGTCCATTGCAGCTTATCGTCGATAAAATGGAGCAAGTGGCTCGCAATCAGTTTGGCGATCCTTTACCTCGCCCTGCAACTCAAGATCTGATTTATGTGGTTGATGGTATCAACAGTATGTCAGCTCAGTTGGAGAAATCCTTTAAGGCTCAAGCTAAAGAAGCACAGCAATTGCGTGAGCGTGCTTACATCGATCCCGTCTCTCAGCTTGGAAACCGTGCTTACTACATGAGTCAGCTTAACTCTTGGATTGGTGAAGGCGGTATTGGTGGCGTTGCTATTCTCGAAGCCAGCTTCATTCGAGAGCTTTATGATGATAAAGGCTACGAAGCTGGCGACGGTATGGTTCGCGAACTTGCCGATCACCTTAAAGTATCACTGACGGCACCTAACGTGACGTTAGCACGTATCTCTACTGAAGAATTTGGCTTTATTCTCCCTAACATGGAAGATTCTGAGCTTAAACTGGTAGCAGAAAGCATCGTCACCTATGTGCAAGATATCAATGCTGACCCGACGGGTATGGCAACATCGAACTTAGCGCTAGGTGTGGTTTATAGCAAATCTTCTACTAGCTCCACGTCATTACTAACTATGTTGGATAATGCACTCGCCACGGCTAAATCTAATCCTGAAATCACCTACGGCTACGTAACAGGCGAAAGCAGCGACAGTCTAATGGGTAAACAACAGTGGAAGAACTTGGTCGAAGAAGCAATCAGTAACGACTGGTTCAGTTTCCGCTTCCAGGCAGCGAATAATAGCTGGGGTCAGCCATATCACCGCGAAGTATTCTCTGCGATTGAAAAAGATGGCGAACGTTACAGTGCAAATCAATACTTGTTCGCTTTAGAGCAACTTAACGCCAGTCACTTGTTTGATGAATACGTTATTGAAGCGATCGTGAAACGTTTAGAGTCCGGAGAGTTTAAAGAACCGATAGCCATTAACATCGCTCAGAGCAGTATCTCTCAACCAAGCTTTATTCGTTGGGTGACACAGTTGCTGAATAAACACAGCTCTGTGGCCTCGTTGCTGCATTTTGAGATCCCAGAAAACTGCTTTATTAATTCGCCTCACCACACTGCCCTTTTCTGTAATGCGGTGAGAAATGCGGGTGCAGATTTTGGCGTCGATAACTATGGCCGCAACTTCCAGTCTCTTGACTACATTAACGAGTTCCGCCCTGCGTATGTTAAGTTAGACTACTTGTACACTCACCATCTTGATGATGAGAAACAGAAATTCACACTAACGTCGATTTCTCGTACCGCACATAACTTAGGTATTAAAACAATTGCATCTCGTGTTGAAACTCAGACTCAGCTTGATTTCTTGTCTGAGCATTTCATTGACGTCTTCCAAGGCTTCATCGTAGATAAATAA
- a CDS encoding type I secretion system permease/ATPase: MQDPLLNSLIYVSRYYGLANSPEALINGLPLSDGKLTPFLFPRAAERAGLVAKENRSSLLEISQLVLPVVLILKNGEACVLNSMNEEKTEAEIVTGESGLVPISISIEELNELYIGRYFLAKKQFRYDERSPEVLKTREGHWFWGTIWQSKRIYRDVLIASILINLFAIAAPMFTRLVYDKVVPNLAFETLWVLASGIFVIFLFDLTLKLMRSYFIDVAGKKSDILISSKLFSKVLGIRMEARPASVGAFARHLQEFESIREFFTSATIGSLIDLPFAILFLILIWLMAGNLVIVPIVGVVILIIYSLLIQGPLRHTIEEGSRLASQKYANLIESLYGLETVKLFGAQSQFQFRWEEAVAHMANWNIKSRRITDGIQNTAGFVQQASNVGMIILGVYLISEGELTMGGLIAATMLSGRAIGPMVQLSLLSTRYNQAKSSMTIIEQVMQMPDEQEEGKRYIHRPIVHGKIELDKVTFHYPDSPIASVRDLSITINPGEKVAIIGRIGSGKTTLERLIMGLYKPTEGHVRIDDTDIDQLHHIDIRRNIGCVPQDSQLFYGSIRDNITLGRPLTDDRDVLDAANRAGVTVFTQQDPAGLERQVGEGGMLLSGGQRQAVTIARALLGRPPVLLMDEPTSAMDNRSEMHIKQQLAQLKQSETLILITHKTSMLDVVDRVIVMEKGCVIADGPKSDVLNNLKQGKVRAVN, translated from the coding sequence ATGCAGGACCCGCTATTAAACTCTCTTATCTACGTTAGTCGATACTATGGTTTAGCGAATTCACCAGAAGCGCTTATTAATGGCTTGCCACTCTCAGATGGCAAGCTAACCCCATTTCTATTTCCGCGCGCCGCTGAGCGCGCAGGTTTGGTTGCAAAAGAGAATCGCTCATCGTTACTTGAAATCTCGCAATTAGTTCTCCCCGTCGTTCTTATCCTGAAAAATGGGGAAGCGTGTGTTCTCAACAGCATGAACGAAGAGAAAACCGAAGCAGAGATCGTCACTGGCGAATCTGGACTTGTTCCAATTTCAATCAGTATCGAAGAACTCAATGAGCTTTATATTGGTCGCTATTTTCTAGCCAAGAAGCAGTTCCGCTATGACGAGCGCTCTCCCGAAGTTCTCAAGACACGTGAAGGGCATTGGTTTTGGGGAACAATATGGCAATCAAAACGCATTTATCGTGATGTACTCATTGCTTCAATTCTGATCAATCTATTCGCCATTGCGGCACCAATGTTTACTCGTTTGGTCTACGATAAGGTTGTACCAAACCTAGCGTTTGAAACCCTATGGGTACTCGCCAGTGGTATCTTTGTCATCTTCTTGTTTGATCTGACACTCAAGTTAATGCGAAGTTACTTTATTGATGTCGCCGGCAAAAAATCTGACATCCTAATATCATCTAAACTCTTTAGTAAGGTATTAGGCATTCGAATGGAAGCAAGACCAGCTTCGGTTGGCGCGTTTGCTCGCCACCTTCAGGAATTCGAATCTATTCGTGAGTTCTTTACCTCGGCAACTATCGGCTCATTGATTGACCTTCCGTTCGCAATTCTGTTCCTTATCCTAATCTGGTTGATGGCAGGTAACTTGGTGATTGTGCCAATTGTCGGTGTTGTCATTCTGATCATCTACTCATTACTAATACAAGGGCCATTACGCCACACCATTGAAGAGGGTTCGCGTCTAGCTTCTCAGAAATACGCAAACTTAATCGAAAGCCTTTATGGCCTAGAAACAGTTAAATTGTTTGGTGCTCAAAGCCAGTTCCAGTTCCGCTGGGAAGAAGCGGTAGCGCACATGGCAAACTGGAATATCAAGAGCCGCCGCATCACTGACGGTATTCAAAACACCGCAGGTTTTGTTCAACAAGCGTCAAATGTGGGCATGATTATTCTTGGCGTTTACTTGATTTCTGAAGGAGAGCTGACGATGGGTGGCCTGATCGCTGCTACCATGCTCAGCGGTCGTGCTATCGGTCCAATGGTCCAGCTTTCGCTACTGTCAACACGATACAATCAAGCTAAGTCATCGATGACTATTATCGAGCAAGTGATGCAAATGCCAGATGAGCAAGAAGAAGGTAAGCGCTATATTCACCGCCCGATTGTCCATGGCAAAATTGAGCTGGACAAAGTTACCTTCCACTACCCAGACTCTCCAATTGCTTCGGTGCGCGATTTAAGCATTACGATTAATCCAGGCGAAAAGGTCGCTATTATTGGTCGTATTGGTTCAGGTAAAACGACGCTTGAACGCCTGATTATGGGCCTTTATAAGCCAACTGAAGGCCATGTTAGAATCGATGATACTGATATCGACCAACTCCACCATATCGACATTCGCCGTAACATTGGTTGCGTTCCACAAGACAGCCAATTGTTCTATGGCAGTATCCGCGACAACATCACGCTCGGTCGTCCACTAACAGATGACCGTGATGTACTTGATGCCGCGAACCGAGCCGGTGTGACAGTATTCACCCAACAAGACCCAGCAGGCTTAGAGCGTCAAGTTGGTGAAGGCGGTATGTTGCTTTCTGGAGGCCAACGCCAGGCAGTAACCATCGCTCGTGCCCTGTTAGGCCGCCCGCCAGTTCTTTTAATGGACGAACCGACCAGTGCTATGGATAACCGTTCAGAAATGCACATTAAACAACAGCTGGCTCAGTTAAAGCAGAGTGAAACTCTGATTTTAATTACCCATAAAACATCAATGCTTGACGTGGTAGACCGAGTAATTGTCATGGAGAAAGGTTGCGTCATCGCTGATGGACCAAAATCCGACGTACTCAACAACCTTAAGCAGGGTAAAGTGAGAGCGGTAAACTAA